Proteins encoded together in one Luteimonas fraxinea window:
- a CDS encoding CTP synthase, which yields MTPLVFVTGGVVSSLGKGIAAASLAAILEARGLRVTMMKLDPYINVDPGTMSPFQHGEVYVTDDGAETDLDLGHYERFINVRLSGKNSITTGKIYESVIRKERRGDYLGATVQVIPHITDAIKRAIDEATQGYDVALVEIGGTVGDIESLPFLEAIRQIRTDRGSDKAVFMHLTLVPYIAAAGELKTKPTQHSVKELRSIGIQPDILLCRSEQPLPDGERRKIASFTNVSEKAVISAVDLDNIHKIPMWLHAQGLDEIVVERLRLGDKVKPTADLSEWIDVVNAVEHPIDEVVIGVVGKYVDHKDAYKSVGEALKHGGVRQRTRVSLKWIESQDIERDGAAAWLGDVDGVLVPGGFGDRGFEGKVLASQYSRETGLPYFGICYGMQAAVVDVARNVAGLEGANSTENDKQSPHPVIGLITEWRTQSGDVERRSEESDLGGTMRLGLQEQRLKPGTKSREVYGQDVVGERHRHRYEFNNRYRTQLEDAGLVIAAKSMDDLLVEMVELPQHPWFIACQAHPEFLSTPRGGHPLFVGFVRAAREHKAGGALLKEAHA from the coding sequence ATCACTCCGCTCGTGTTCGTGACCGGCGGCGTGGTCTCTTCCCTCGGGAAGGGCATCGCGGCCGCCTCGCTGGCGGCCATTCTCGAAGCCCGCGGCCTGCGGGTGACGATGATGAAGCTCGATCCCTACATCAACGTCGACCCCGGCACGATGAGCCCGTTCCAGCACGGCGAGGTCTACGTGACCGACGACGGCGCGGAAACCGACCTCGATCTCGGCCACTACGAGCGCTTCATCAACGTGCGTCTGTCGGGCAAGAACTCGATCACGACCGGCAAGATCTACGAGAGCGTGATCCGCAAGGAACGCCGCGGTGATTACCTCGGCGCGACCGTGCAGGTCATCCCGCACATCACCGACGCGATCAAGCGCGCGATCGACGAAGCCACGCAGGGCTACGACGTGGCCCTGGTCGAGATCGGCGGCACAGTCGGCGACATCGAGTCGTTGCCGTTCCTCGAAGCGATCCGCCAGATCCGTACCGACCGCGGCAGCGACAAGGCCGTCTTCATGCATCTGACCCTGGTGCCGTACATCGCGGCCGCCGGCGAGCTGAAGACCAAGCCCACGCAGCATTCGGTCAAGGAACTGCGCTCGATCGGCATCCAGCCCGACATCCTGCTGTGCCGCAGCGAGCAGCCGCTGCCCGATGGCGAGCGCCGCAAGATCGCCTCGTTCACCAACGTGTCGGAGAAGGCGGTGATCTCGGCCGTCGATCTCGACAACATCCACAAGATTCCGATGTGGCTGCACGCGCAGGGTCTGGACGAGATCGTCGTCGAGCGCCTGCGCCTGGGCGACAAGGTCAAGCCGACCGCCGATCTGTCGGAGTGGATCGACGTGGTCAATGCGGTCGAGCATCCGATCGACGAGGTCGTGATCGGCGTCGTCGGCAAGTACGTCGACCACAAGGACGCTTACAAGTCGGTCGGCGAAGCGCTCAAGCACGGCGGCGTGCGTCAGCGCACCCGCGTCAGCCTGAAGTGGATCGAATCGCAGGACATCGAGCGCGACGGCGCCGCCGCGTGGCTCGGTGATGTCGACGGCGTGCTGGTACCGGGCGGCTTCGGCGACCGCGGTTTCGAAGGCAAGGTGCTGGCCTCGCAGTACTCGCGCGAAACCGGACTGCCGTATTTCGGCATCTGCTACGGCATGCAGGCCGCCGTCGTCGATGTGGCACGCAACGTCGCCGGTCTCGAAGGCGCCAACAGCACCGAGAACGACAAGCAGTCGCCGCATCCGGTGATCGGCCTGATCACCGAATGGCGCACCCAGTCGGGCGATGTCGAGCGCCGCAGCGAAGAGAGCGATCTGGGCGGCACGATGCGTCTGGGCCTGCAGGAACAGCGCCTCAAGCCCGGCACGAAGTCGCGCGAGGTCTACGGCCAGGATGTCGTCGGCGAGCGCCATCGCCACCGCTACGAATTCAACAACCGCTATCGCACCCAGCTCGAGGACGCCGGTCTGGTGATCGCCGCCAAGTCGATGGACGACCTGCTGGTGGAGATGGTGGAACTGCCGCAGCATCCGTGGTTCATCGCCTGCCAGGCGCATCCCGAGTTTCTGTCCACGCCGCGCGGCGGCCATCCGCTGTTCGTCGGCTTCGTGCGCGCCGCGCGCGAACATAAAGCCGGCGGCGCGCTGCTCAAGGAGGCACACGCATGA